The Candidatus Omnitrophota bacterium genome has a window encoding:
- a CDS encoding HPr family phosphocarrier protein, with amino-acid sequence MVVERKIVIKNKMGLHARPAAIFVQMANKFDCEISVKRGNQQVNGKSIMGILMLAAGRGSKILIKAEGLDAEAAVNELERFLSGELDDTLFRDIMPKTKKDVSSKGKLISAEETGDKDV; translated from the coding sequence ATGGTTGTAGAAAGAAAGATAGTAATAAAAAATAAAATGGGCTTACACGCAAGGCCCGCCGCAATATTTGTGCAGATGGCTAATAAATTTGATTGTGAAATATCAGTCAAACGCGGCAATCAGCAGGTTAACGGTAAATCTATAATGGGTATTCTTATGCTCGCGGCCGGCAGAGGAAGCAAAATACTAATAAAAGCGGAAGGGTTGGACGCAGAGGCCGCTGTCAATGAGCTGGAGAGGTTTTTATCGGGCGAACTCGACGATACTCTCTTCAGGGATATTATGCCAAAGACAAAAAAGGACGTTTCATCAAAAGGCAAACTGATATCAGCAGAGGAAACAGGCGATAAAGATGTCTGA
- the ptsP gene encoding phosphoenolpyruvate--protein phosphotransferase, with translation MLKGIPAAPGIIVGKAYLVDSEDITVSRRRIKDDDLPDEINRLQDALVKTRGEILKIKEKISKDMGAEHGEIFSAHLLVLEDTMLIEEVIAKMKKEKVGVEYVFLDVLRKYINTFSKMDDEYLKERISDISDVGKRILRNLLGAKQISLADLKEEVVIVAYDLSPSDTAVMHKKNVIGFVTDIGGRTSHTAIMAKSLEIPAVVGLEKITKIVQNGDVVIVDGHRGLIIVNPQKKTLDRYNAEKKKYGQLEKELSSLKNLPCETLDGRRIELSANIELPEEMQSVIKHGANGIGLYRSEYFYMNRPDLPSEDEQYKAYREVAKKLSPKPVIIRTMDLGGDKFLSQLEIPREMNPFMGWRAIRFCLARPDIFKVQLRAILRASVSGNLKIMYPMISGIEELRGANALLDESKNELRKEKTPFNKNIEVGAMIEIPSAALTSDILAKEVKFFSIGTNDLIQYALAVDRVNEKIAYLYEPAHPAVLRLIKNVINNGHKENIWVGMCGEMAGDPALTIILVGLGLDEFSTSPILLPEIKKIIRSVKFSDAKKIAIKALTLNTGREVEDFARQRLKELLPDLVIYNDKY, from the coding sequence ATTCTAAAAGGCATACCGGCAGCACCTGGAATAATCGTAGGCAAGGCCTATCTTGTAGACAGCGAGGATATTACTGTTTCACGCAGGAGGATAAAAGACGACGATCTTCCGGATGAGATAAACAGGCTTCAGGACGCGCTTGTAAAGACCAGAGGCGAAATACTCAAGATAAAAGAAAAGATATCTAAAGACATGGGCGCCGAACACGGAGAAATATTCAGCGCGCATCTTTTGGTCCTGGAAGATACTATGCTTATAGAAGAAGTAATAGCAAAGATGAAAAAGGAGAAGGTCGGTGTAGAATATGTCTTTCTCGATGTCCTCAGAAAATATATAAATACTTTTTCCAAGATGGACGACGAATATCTTAAAGAGCGCATAAGCGATATCAGTGATGTCGGTAAAAGGATATTGAGGAACCTTCTGGGCGCCAAACAGATATCGTTGGCGGACCTAAAAGAAGAGGTTGTGATAGTGGCGTATGATCTTTCGCCTTCAGATACCGCCGTTATGCATAAAAAGAACGTCATAGGTTTTGTAACAGATATCGGCGGCCGTACTTCACACACAGCCATCATGGCAAAGTCCCTGGAAATACCCGCCGTAGTAGGCCTTGAAAAGATAACCAAAATAGTGCAGAACGGCGATGTCGTTATTGTGGACGGCCACCGCGGTCTTATAATAGTGAATCCGCAGAAAAAGACGCTGGATAGATATAATGCCGAAAAGAAGAAGTATGGACAGCTGGAAAAAGAACTGTCATCTTTAAAAAACCTGCCATGCGAGACGCTTGACGGCCGCAGGATAGAGCTTTCGGCCAATATAGAACTGCCGGAGGAGATGCAATCAGTAATAAAACACGGTGCCAACGGAATAGGGCTTTACAGAAGCGAATATTTCTACATGAACAGGCCCGACCTTCCATCCGAAGACGAACAGTATAAGGCGTACAGAGAAGTAGCGAAAAAGCTTTCACCCAAGCCCGTTATAATAAGGACCATGGATTTAGGCGGAGACAAATTTCTGTCGCAGCTTGAAATACCCCGAGAGATGAATCCTTTTATGGGTTGGAGGGCGATAAGATTTTGCCTTGCGAGGCCCGATATATTCAAGGTTCAGCTGCGGGCCATACTTAGAGCATCGGTAAGCGGCAATCTTAAGATAATGTATCCTATGATATCGGGTATTGAGGAATTGAGAGGTGCCAATGCTCTTCTTGATGAATCCAAGAATGAATTGCGTAAAGAAAAGACACCCTTCAATAAAAATATCGAGGTAGGCGCCATGATAGAGATACCTTCCGCCGCGCTTACAAGCGATATTTTGGCCAAAGAAGTGAAATTTTTCTCCATAGGGACGAACGACCTTATACAATATGCCCTCGCCGTAGACAGGGTAAATGAAAAGATAGCGTATCTCTACGAGCCGGCGCATCCGGCAGTACTCCGCCTTATTAAAAATGTTATAAATAACGGCCACAAAGAGAACATATGGGTCGGCATGTGCGGGGAGATGGCCGGCGATCCGGCACTGACAATAATATTGGTGGGCCTCGGGCTAGACGAATTTAGTACTTCGCCCATACTTCTACCTGAGATAAAAAAGATCATAAGGAGCGTAAAATTTTCAGACGCCAAAAAGATAGCGATAAAGGCGCTTACGCTTAATACCGGCAGGGAAGTGGAAGACTTCGCGAGACAGAGACTTAAGGAGCTCTTGCCGGACCTGGTAATCTATAACGACAAATATTAA
- a CDS encoding YvcK family protein, with product MKILKWLIPGMGVKRWAALVVLSVVLISMGTVIMVINRDANNKAAVSVVILFGIIGLIVAIKNIVKSVVTVFLPQREEELVDIVYQKRYLERGSNIVTIGGGTGLSVLLHGLKSYSSNITAIVTVADDGGSSGRLRQEFNMLPPGDIRSCLVALADAEPLMRKLFQFRFEEGDYLKGHSFGNLFITAMSKVTGDFEEAIKQSSKVLAIRGKVIPSTLSKIKLVAEHKNGELTAGESKISETKNPIKRVFLEPDNCEATEEALIAVKEADVIILGPGSLYTSIIPNLLISGIYQEVSRSKVLKVYICNVMTQPGETDGYKASDHLKALINHSTPGIVNTCIINTGNVPEALLKKYKEEGAGIVEPDRETIQKMGYQVVGANIISATDYVRHNADKLSRLIMNLVGEGTRRGAGEKWL from the coding sequence ATGAAAATACTAAAGTGGCTTATACCCGGTATGGGTGTAAAAAGATGGGCCGCTCTTGTGGTATTGAGCGTGGTCTTAATATCTATGGGAACGGTCATAATGGTTATAAATAGAGACGCTAATAATAAGGCGGCTGTAAGCGTTGTTATCCTTTTCGGGATAATAGGCCTTATAGTAGCCATAAAAAATATCGTAAAATCCGTAGTGACGGTATTTTTGCCCCAGCGCGAAGAGGAATTGGTAGATATTGTATATCAAAAAAGGTATCTAGAGCGCGGCTCTAACATAGTGACCATAGGCGGAGGGACGGGGCTCTCGGTCCTTCTGCACGGCTTAAAGAGTTACTCAAGTAATATTACAGCCATAGTTACGGTAGCCGATGACGGCGGTTCTTCCGGGAGATTGAGGCAGGAATTCAATATGCTGCCTCCCGGTGATATACGAAGCTGCCTAGTCGCGCTTGCGGACGCGGAACCATTGATGAGGAAGCTCTTCCAATTTCGCTTTGAGGAAGGCGATTATCTTAAAGGCCACAGTTTCGGGAATCTTTTTATAACAGCCATGTCAAAGGTGACGGGCGACTTCGAAGAGGCGATAAAGCAGTCAAGCAAGGTCTTGGCCATAAGGGGCAAGGTAATACCTTCAACTTTATCCAAAATAAAACTTGTGGCAGAACACAAAAACGGCGAATTGACGGCCGGAGAAAGCAAGATATCCGAAACGAAAAATCCTATAAAGCGGGTATTTTTAGAGCCCGATAACTGCGAGGCGACGGAAGAAGCCCTTATTGCGGTGAAAGAAGCAGACGTTATAATATTGGGCCCGGGGAGTTTGTATACCAGCATCATCCCAAATCTGCTTATAAGCGGCATATATCAGGAAGTATCAAGGAGTAAAGTCCTGAAAGTATATATATGCAACGTCATGACGCAGCCGGGCGAGACTGATGGTTATAAAGCCAGCGATCACCTGAAGGCCCTTATAAATCATTCTACGCCGGGGATAGTGAACACTTGTATTATAAATACGGGCAATGTACCCGAGGCCCTTCTAAAAAAATATAAGGAAGAAGGGGCCGGCATAGTAGAGCCCGATAGAGAAACGATACAGAAGATGGGCTATCAAGTCGTAGGGGCCAACATAATAAGCGCTACAGATTATGTGCGGCACAATGCAGACAAGCTTTCCCGCCTCATAATGAATCTTGTGGGGGAGGGGACGCGAAGGGGTGCGGGAGAAAAATGGTTGTAG
- a CDS encoding PTS sugar transporter subunit IIA, with amino-acid sequence MKIMDFLNKKAISANLKATDKEGVIKELVDLLVKADGVAGRKDEIVKILMAREALGSTGIGQGIGIPHGKTANVKSLVATFGLSKKGIDFESLDGEPAYMFFLLLAPEESAGPHLKALARISRLLKDKYVRDMLRQAETEKDIIKVITDEDLKKQ; translated from the coding sequence ATGAAGATAATGGATTTTCTCAACAAAAAGGCTATCAGCGCCAACCTCAAAGCAACTGACAAGGAAGGCGTGATAAAAGAGCTTGTAGATCTCCTGGTCAAAGCCGACGGCGTAGCAGGCAGAAAAGACGAGATAGTAAAGATCCTGATGGCCAGAGAGGCGCTGGGATCTACGGGCATAGGCCAGGGCATAGGAATACCGCACGGCAAGACAGCAAACGTTAAATCTCTTGTAGCAACCTTCGGTTTATCCAAAAAAGGCATAGATTTTGAATCTTTGGACGGAGAACCTGCTTATATGTTTTTCCTGTTATTGGCCCCCGAAGAGTCCGCCGGTCCGCATCTTAAAGCGCTGGCCAGGATATCGCGTCTTTTAAAGGATAAATACGTGAGGGACATGCTGCGACAGGCAGAAACAGAAAAAGATATCATCAAGGTCATCACCGACGAAGACCTTAAGAAACAATAA
- a CDS encoding nucleotidyltransferase family protein, which translates to MKALILAAGYATRLYPLTIGMPKPLLPIKDKPIINYTVEQLEKMAELDEIYVVTNHRFYKNFKTWASDYGCKKKITIVNDKTLTNEERLGAIGDIELVIKETKIDDDLVIVAGDNLFAFNLLDFVNFSRKYSPNCSVALHDINSLEEAKKFGIVTIDNDNKILHFTEKPAKPESTLVAICVYYFPKNKLSMVSKYLEQSKHSDAPGNYISWLVKKENVYGFTFNEEWYDIGDKHTYESIKDSYKGRQI; encoded by the coding sequence ATGAAAGCGCTTATACTAGCTGCGGGTTATGCGACAAGACTCTATCCTTTGACTATCGGCATGCCGAAGCCGCTCTTACCCATAAAAGATAAGCCGATAATAAATTATACGGTGGAACAATTAGAGAAGATGGCGGAACTTGACGAGATTTATGTGGTGACGAACCACAGGTTCTATAAGAATTTTAAGACATGGGCGTCCGATTACGGCTGTAAAAAGAAGATAACCATTGTAAACGACAAAACCCTTACCAACGAAGAGAGGCTGGGGGCGATAGGCGATATAGAACTTGTCATTAAAGAAACAAAAATAGATGATGACCTTGTGATAGTGGCAGGAGATAATCTTTTTGCTTTTAATCTTTTGGATTTCGTAAATTTTTCCAGAAAATATTCGCCAAACTGCAGTGTTGCTCTTCACGACATAAACTCACTTGAGGAAGCGAAGAAATTCGGGATAGTTACGATAGACAATGATAATAAAATATTGCACTTTACAGAAAAACCCGCAAAGCCCGAATCTACGCTCGTAGCAATATGCGTCTATTATTTTCCCAAAAATAAATTATCCATGGTATCTAAATACCTGGAGCAGTCAAAACATAGCGATGCGCCCGGTAATTACATAAGCTGGCTGGTCAAAAAAGAGAATGTGTATGGATTTACTTTTAACGAGGAATGGTATGACATAGGAGATAAGCATACCTATGAGAGCATAAAGGACAGTTATAAAGGGAGGCAGATATAA